A genomic stretch from Anabrus simplex isolate iqAnaSimp1 chromosome 2, ASM4041472v1, whole genome shotgun sequence includes:
- the LOC136863646 gene encoding cuticle protein 16.5-like, translating to MFKLILLPLLFAAVSAGYLGAAPAVATYAAGPAVVAAPAVAHAAVPVATSYANTYRAPILRAAPALAVAHAAPVVAAAPAYAAAPLAYSAGYAYIH from the exons ATGTTCAAGCTG ATTCTCCTGCCTCTGCTGTTCGCCGCCGTATCGGCCGGCTACCTGGGCGCCGCACCCGCTGTGGCTACTTACGCCGCCGGTCCCGCTGTGGTCGCCGCCCCCGCCGTAGCCCACGCCGCCGTCCCTGTCGCCACCTCCTACGCTAACACTTACAGAGCTCCTATCCTCAGGGCCGCTCCTGCTCTGGCCGTGGCTCATGCCGCCCCCGTGGTAGCTGCTGCTCCCGCTTATGCTGCCGCCCCACTTGCCTACTCCGCTGGCTACGCTTATATTCACTAA